The Salmo trutta chromosome 6, fSalTru1.1, whole genome shotgun sequence genomic sequence TTTGTATGCGAAAACTACTTCTAAAACACATGCATTCAATTGTTCCAAACACTTCACTCGCGTCTAAAGAGGGAGGCTAGCTCAGCTAGTGCTAGCACAcgcgcagatcaaatacaccgctggaCTGCCGATAAAGGTGTTTACGTGTCTTAATAATTCGAAAGATTAAAACAATCGGTGTATGCTTACTTCGTTTTTGACCGTACACatattaagataagcagagtaaggtgtttacatgactattgcataatctgcctactgccataGTCATATTAATATTGAATTAttactgtgcatgtaaacatatTCAATGATGTCAACAAAACTCAGGCTCACCTTTTCTTTTAGTTTTCTTCTTCAttagtttcttcttcttcttcttgggcCCCGGGTTATCCGTGTCCtgaagggagggacagagaatGTTTATATCAACACTATCATATATTAATATCATAACACAGCAGTGGAGAATAAATCTGAAGTGTGCCCATTATTCCTGGGACCACCTGTATGTAAAATCTTATGCAAGcgtgactaagtcgctttggataaaagcagcTGCGAAATGGCATATGTATCTTATATGATCAATCACTGCATGTCAGCAAGGAGTGTGACCTGTAGAAGACTGGTGTGTGTCACGTAAATGTGTCCAACTCACCTGTCCCTCTCCGCCCGTCAGGGCTGTGATGTCACTGAACCGTGTGATGCCGCTCAGCTGACCAGACATTCCCAGCATTCCTCTCTTCTTTGCACTTCTCTCATTTCGGGGCACTTGCAGACGCACCATCATCGACTCCTCAAAGTTTTTCCTAAaggaagaaaataaatacatgaaggGACTCCCTCCAAATGAGGGCTCAAACGGCTGTAGTAATACACAGTTAAATGAGTCACAAATCAATAATCTAATTGATGATTGTGTGATCAATGTGTCTGATGATGACAGCACGGACCTGTGCAGCTGCTCTCGGCTCTGTCTATCCGTCTGGAAGTCCCTGTGCTCGCGGATCTCCTCGGGAGCGTCGCTGTACTGCTGCCGGAGCTCCTGGATCACAGAGCTGCGGAGGGCGGCACGCCTCTGCTTGTCCGCCAGCTCCTTCTTTTTGTCTGCATCGGTCAGGTCTCCCTCTGTTGATCAAGTAAAGAGGTCTTATATATCACAGCCATGGTTTTGTAAAATCATCCATCACAGAAATAAGACAGCTTTGGGTGCATttttaatggggggggggggggggggggggagatgtgTACATACGATTCAACAGAGaggaagataaaaaaaaaaaaaacttatatTTGACATTACCATAGTGCATTGGGACAATCTTGGGGGGAACATATTTCTTGCCACTAGATGGCACTTTTTTCTCAGCGCCTTCAGCCTTCTCTCCACCATCTTCATCCCCTGAGTCTTCTGATTCACTTAGCTATggaatttaaaaaacattttttaaagacaTTCATAAGCTGTTGTGCAAACCAGATTTCATTCTGTGATAGGGAACAAAGAACacaatgaataataataatataattaagcaataaggcccgaggggatgtggtatatggccaacataccatggctaagggctgctcttatgcacaacgcagagtgcctggatacagcactTAGCAGTGGAataatggccatataccacaaacccccaaggtgccttattgctattatgaactggttaccaacgtaattagaacagtaacaATACAtcttttgtcatacctgtggtatatggtctgatataccacggctgtcagccaatcagcattcagggctcgaaccacctagtttattatgtctgatataccatgactttcagccaatcagcatccaggagtcAAACTACCCGGTTTATAATTGTATTCATCTTACATAGATTGAGGGATGCCAAGAGATGAGAAGTGCTTACTTTGCTAACAAGGTTATCCGGAT encodes the following:
- the ngdn gene encoding neuroguidin, which codes for MAASYSENDLIDSDGPNAVRLLNSLTEQVASVTGQVRDLLKRVQGGKFQTSKGLSFLDLRYQLLLFYLQDVTHLISLKSEGGSVKDSGALHRLVTVRTVLEKMRPLDQKLRYQIDKLVRTAVTGSLGENDPLHFRPNPDNLVSKLSESEDSGDEDGGEKAEGAEKKVPSSGKKYVPPKIVPMHYEGDLTDADKKKELADKQRRAALRSSVIQELRQQYSDAPEEIREHRDFQTDRQSREQLHRKNFEESMMVRLQVPRNERSAKKRGMLGMSGQLSGITRFSDITALTGGEGQDTDNPGPKKKKKKLMKKKTKRKAFRR